In Chthoniobacterales bacterium, the DNA window CAAGGGCCTGACGAAACGGCAGGTCGAACAAATCTTCACGGGTGAAGTGTCCGATTGGAGTGCGGTGGGTGGTTCCGGCGGGGCGATCTCGATTTACACGCGCAACACTTCTTCCGGCACCTATTCCGAGTTCAAGGAGCTCGCGATGAAGAAGCGCGACTACGCAGCCTCCGCTCAGAAGATGGCCGGGAACGAGCAGATCGCCGCTGAAGTGGGAAAGAACCCGAACGGCGTCGGGTACGTGGGGCTTGCCTACGCCGAAGCGCAGGGGATCAAGGTGGTCTCGATCGATGGCGCCATGCCGTCCGTCGAGAGCGTGCAGAAGAAGAGCTATCCCTACGCGAGGCCGACCTTCTTTTATACCAACGGGGAACCGGCCGGGATGGTGAAACAATTCGTCGATTTCACACTTGGCCCGGATGGGCAGAAGATTGTGGGCGACGCGGGATTCGTTCCGATCCGCTGAGCGGATTCTTGGTGACCTTCGTGTGAGGAATCTGTCTTGCCGGCCCCACAGGGTCGCCAGGGCCGAACTTCGAAGTCATCTCTGAAGCTTGTTCGGAACGAGCAACTGCAGGTCCTCGATTAGCGAATCGATCTTGCGCAGGTCCTTCCGGCGTCCCTTCTCCGGCTTCAGCTTGCGCTTGCGGACATGGATCATCAGGTCCCTCACCTGGTTCAGACGCTCGCGCGACAATTCTTCGGCGGGCTTGAAGGAGCTGAGCGCGGCGCGGCTCTCAGCGAGATTGATCTCCAGCCGCGCGGCATAAGCGCGGACCGTAGCCCGGAGGTCGGAGCGAAGTTTCTCCAGTTCCGATTCCAACACCTTCACCGGTGAGGTGTGGACAGACTTGGCGCGGGCGCTTTTTTTGGTTTTGAGAGAGGTCATAATAAGGCTCCTGCGAGGTCGGGCTTTCTGGCGGACTCGAGCGGCGGCTCGAGGAATGGGCTAAAATTCAGCAGCTCCATCTCGCCATCGAAATTTTCGACGAGCGCCGAGCAGGTCTCGACCCAGTCCCCGCAATTGTAATAGGTGACGTTTCCGATTTGCCGGATCCCGGCGCTGTGGATGTGGCCGCACAGCACTGCATCCACGCCGTGGCGTTCGGCATAGCGCACGATCGCCGCTTCGAATTCCCCGATAAAATTCACCGCGTCCTTGACCCGTTTCTTGGCGTAAGCGCTCAGGGACCAATAACCGAGACCGAACCGCCGCCGGACGAAGTTGATGACGGGATTGAGCCCAAGCAGGAACTGGTAGCCGAGGTCGCCCGCGAAGGCGAGCCAGCGCGCGTTTTGCACGACTGTATCCAGCTCGTGGCCATGAATAACGAGGATGCGCCGGCCATCGGCGGTCAGGTGGATCGCCTGTTTCTCAATCGCAATATGGCCGTAGTAACCGCAGAAGCTCCCGATCAGTTCGTCATGGTTGCCCGGGATGTAGATGATGCGGGTGCCTTTGCGCGCTTTCCGCAATAGTTTCTGAATCACGTCATTGTGCGCCTGCGGCCAGAAAATGCCTCGGCGCATCTGCCAGGTATCGATGAGGTCGCCGACGATGTAGAGCGTTTCCAATTCGTAGTCGCGGAGAAAATCCAGCAGGGCGGCTGCCTTGCTGTTCCGCGTTCCGAGATGGACATCGGAGATCCATGCCGTGCGGAGCCGGCGCGGCGCGGGTGCGGTCACGACGCGAAGGTTTCGAAACCGCGGGAGGGGCTCGATTCTCTCCATGTGCCCTAAAAATAGCAGGGGCGGCGGCCGGCCGACAAAGCCAGTTTTGTTACGTTTCTGTGACGGTTCGTCGGTGAAATGAAGTTCGCTTCGCCCGACCGCGTTTTCCGGCGCATGGTTGTGAAAACCGTAGCAATGAACGCCCTGTTTTTCCTTCGTCTGGCTGCCGTCGCTACCGTTTTCGCGTTCCTCATTCGGGTCACCGCCGCGGAGGATCTATCCGTGCTTTACAACCAGGCCCAGGAACTCGTTCGCCGGCAGCGATACGCGGCCGCCATTCCGCTGCTCGAAAAATGTGTGGCCGCCCAGCCCGCCAACTCAAAATTCCACCAGTGGCTCGGCCGCGCTCTCGCGCTTCAGGGCGTGCAGAATGGCATTACCAGCAGCGTGCTGAGCATTGGGAAGGTGAAAACGGAGCTGGAGAAAGCGATCTCTCTCGATCCAAATAATCTTCAGGCGCGAAATGATCTGGCGATTTTCTACCGGGCCCTGCCGGGGATTTTCGGCGGAAGCAACGCCAAGGCGGCCGAGCAGGTGGCGATCATCCGGCGGAGCGATCCCGCCCTGGCCGCGCAAATCGACGGCGATTTTCTGGCGGGCGACAACAAGTACGATGCCGCTCTCGCCAGCTACAACGAGTCGGCGCGACTGAATCCTTCGAATCCGGTGATCCACGCCCGGATTTCGCTCATCCACCAGCAAAAGAAAGATTGGGACAAAGCTTTCGCCGCCCTGGATCGCGGCCTCGGGATCGACCCGAACCATCCCTTCCTTCTTTATCAACTGGGCCGGACCGCTGCAGTGAGCGGACAGCAACTGGAGCGGGGAGAAAAATGTCTTCGTACCTATCTGGCAATGCCCGTGCGGGAAGAGTTGGAGAACCCGTCCTTCTCCGCCGCGCATTACCGCCTGGGGTGTATTTTGGAAAAGAAAGGCAACCTGGCTGCCGCCCGAGCCGAATACGAAACAGCGCTCAGCCTCGACGCAAAAATGAAACCTGCGCGCGAAGCCCTGACGAAACTGAAGCGCTAAAATCTCTTCGGTGGCCGGTTTAAAGAGGGGGCCCGCTTGAACGGCGTGCGAGTTAACCCCAGTTTGCCGCGCCCATGACTCCCCGAGCGAGATTTTACATCGTCGCCGCAATTGGCCTTCTGTTTATCGGAACGGCTGCGACGGCGCTTTATTGCCTGATTAGCTACGTCCAAGGAAGAGATTTGAACGCGCGGGGTTACCGGGAACAAATCTCGGGGAATTTCGATTCAGCCATCGCGTTCTACGATCGGGCCTCGCACAAAATTCTCGATTCGCCGACGCGTGCGCTTGTCTATGGAAACCGGGGCTGGTGTTACACCAGGAAGGAGAACGACGACCAGGCGATCCGGGACTTCACGGAATCGATCCGGCTCGATCCGCAGCCGCTTTTCAGCGTCTTCAATCGTGGGCTGGCGTACGTTCGGAAAGGCGACTTCGAAAAGGCTCGCACTGATTTCACGACCACGCTCGAAAAGGATCCGAACCAGGCGGAAGCATACTATAACCGAGGGTCTATCTTCATGCTCAGAGGTGACTGGGACCTGGCAATTGCCGACTTCAACGAGGCGATCCGCTGCGTTCCGTTTCAGTCCCAATATTTTGTCGATCGCGGAATAGCGTGCGCGGCAAGCGATCGGGTGGACGCGGCGATCGCGGATTTCGATTCGGCCCTTCGGCTGTTTCCGGGGCACGCTGGCGCTTACGTTCACCGGGCAGCGGCTTATGCTCGCAAAGGGAACCTTGCCAAGGGCCTGGCCGACATCGATGAGGCCATCGCGGCGATGCCCGCGGCGCCCCAACTCCACTTCGCACGCGGTTACATTTACCTCGATCGCGGGATGGTTGATAAGGCGATCGAGAATTTCAACGAAGCGATCCGGCTGCGGCCGGATTACGTTTATGCCTATCTCCAACTCGCCCGCGCGGCGATGCAAAAAGGCGATTGGCGGGAAGTGGTGGCCTATGTCGAGAAAACGCTGGAGCTAAATCCGAAGATTGCCGGGGCTTACTTTTTCCGGGGCAGGGCCCTGATGGTTCAAGGCAAGTTCGATGAAGCGATCGCCGCTTTTGATCAAACGCTGCGAATGGATCCGACTCTTCTTTGGGCAATTTATTTTCGCGCCCAGACCTACGCTTATCGCCAGGAGTATTCCCGCGCCCTGGGCGAACTCCGCCGGATGGTCGAGCAATTCCCCGGGGCGGAGGTCGCTCATTCCGCCTTGGGCTGGTTTCTCGCGACTTGTCCGCACGATGCTTATCGCAACGGAAGCGAAGCAATCGAGGAAGCGACGAAAGGGTGCGAGATTTCACATTGGCAAAATTGGTACGCGCTCGATGCGCTGGGCGCCGCCTACGCGGAACAGGGGGATTTCGAACAGGCCGAGAAACTGGCGACGACCGTTCTCACCATGCCCGGCATTGCCCCGAAAGATCGTGTCCGAATGGAGCAACGCCTCTCCCGATACCGCGTCGGCCTTGCCATTCGTGATCTGGGTGGTGCCGAAATGGCGCCCACTTTGTTCGAGGAAGCCGTAAGCGCTTATGCGCACCAGGAGTTCGATCGCGTGATCCGCTGCCTGGACCTTGTCCTGCCACCGAACCCAGGGGATTCCGTATCGGCTGCCCTATTTCATTTTTTCGACGGTACTCACGATCGCAAATATCGTCCTCCCTGGGCCTCGAGCGAAACCGTGGAGACGACAAATGGTTTCTATTACCGCGGTCTGGCCTATGAGAAACGCCGGGAATGGGCCAGGGCCGTCGCCGATTTTTCCACTGCGATCTGGAGAGAGCCCAACTCCCGCCTGGTCCTGGCGGAGCGCAGCGTTTGTTACCAGCGGCAGAACAAGTCCGAGCTCGCATTTCGTGATCTCGACGAAATGCTTCGGCGCGACCCGGACGACGCTCTCGCCTATGCGGTGCGCGCGGATATTTTGGAAATGAATAAACAAACGGCCGCAGCCGCAGAAGCCGCGACCAGGGCGATCCAACTCGATCCAAAGCTTGCGTTGCCCCACGAAGTCCGCGGTCGAATTTACCTCGCCG includes these proteins:
- a CDS encoding phosphate ABC transporter substrate-binding protein, whose product is MKTTIVTLLATVGLIFASATHAERLVIKGSDTLGAKLVPQLAEQFKTQNPGATFDIAAEGSTTGFAALIDGTAQIGMSSRPAKTEEIAAAKAKGVTLKETIVAYDGVAVIVNAANPIKGLTKRQVEQIFTGEVSDWSAVGGSGGAISIYTRNTSSGTYSEFKELAMKKRDYAASAQKMAGNEQIAAEVGKNPNGVGYVGLAYAEAQGIKVVSIDGAMPSVESVQKKSYPYARPTFFYTNGEPAGMVKQFVDFTLGPDGQKIVGDAGFVPIR
- a CDS encoding UDP-2,3-diacylglucosamine diphosphatase, coding for MERIEPLPRFRNLRVVTAPAPRRLRTAWISDVHLGTRNSKAAALLDFLRDYELETLYIVGDLIDTWQMRRGIFWPQAHNDVIQKLLRKARKGTRIIYIPGNHDELIGSFCGYYGHIAIEKQAIHLTADGRRILVIHGHELDTVVQNARWLAFAGDLGYQFLLGLNPVINFVRRRFGLGYWSLSAYAKKRVKDAVNFIGEFEAAIVRYAERHGVDAVLCGHIHSAGIRQIGNVTYYNCGDWVETCSALVENFDGEMELLNFSPFLEPPLESARKPDLAGALL
- a CDS encoding tetratricopeptide repeat protein, whose product is MNALFFLRLAAVATVFAFLIRVTAAEDLSVLYNQAQELVRRQRYAAAIPLLEKCVAAQPANSKFHQWLGRALALQGVQNGITSSVLSIGKVKTELEKAISLDPNNLQARNDLAIFYRALPGIFGGSNAKAAEQVAIIRRSDPALAAQIDGDFLAGDNKYDAALASYNESARLNPSNPVIHARISLIHQQKKDWDKAFAALDRGLGIDPNHPFLLYQLGRTAAVSGQQLERGEKCLRTYLAMPVREELENPSFSAAHYRLGCILEKKGNLAAARAEYETALSLDAKMKPAREALTKLKR
- a CDS encoding tetratricopeptide repeat protein; this encodes MTPRARFYIVAAIGLLFIGTAATALYCLISYVQGRDLNARGYREQISGNFDSAIAFYDRASHKILDSPTRALVYGNRGWCYTRKENDDQAIRDFTESIRLDPQPLFSVFNRGLAYVRKGDFEKARTDFTTTLEKDPNQAEAYYNRGSIFMLRGDWDLAIADFNEAIRCVPFQSQYFVDRGIACAASDRVDAAIADFDSALRLFPGHAGAYVHRAAAYARKGNLAKGLADIDEAIAAMPAAPQLHFARGYIYLDRGMVDKAIENFNEAIRLRPDYVYAYLQLARAAMQKGDWREVVAYVEKTLELNPKIAGAYFFRGRALMVQGKFDEAIAAFDQTLRMDPTLLWAIYFRAQTYAYRQEYSRALGELRRMVEQFPGAEVAHSALGWFLATCPHDAYRNGSEAIEEATKGCEISHWQNWYALDALGAAYAEQGDFEQAEKLATTVLTMPGIAPKDRVRMEQRLSRYRVGLAIRDLGGAEMAPTLFEEAVSAYAHQEFDRVIRCLDLVLPPNPGDSVSAALFHFFDGTHDRKYRPPWASSETVETTNGFYYRGLAYEKRREWARAVADFSTAIWREPNSRLVLAERSVCYQRQNKSELAFRDLDEMLRRDPDDALAYAVRADILEMNKQTAAAAEAATRAIQLDPKLALPHEVRGRIYLAENQLEKADREFGEAERLDPDRMDDILGPTEIFEHDRDFKRAEVELREAAGRFPRSARAQNALGWFLATCPDRACRNGTDAISHATQACELSQWKNQDYVDTLAAAYAEAGDFKQAEKYLADAISKLAPDSEDRGEFERHLASFRRREAWRATP